TACGATACAAAAGCCTTTCACTAATACTAGGTATTGTATTTTATCTACATTGCTTGTGCATTAACTATACTACTTAGCTGATGAAAGAGATGAAAATCTAATGCAGCAAAGCAATCATAAACATCCACTCCATATCGGTGCTCTGCTTCACATTCAAGTCATCTCACATTGTAGGAACTGAGATGTAGGAGAACTTGAAGCAGAACAATGCTTGGCTTGATGTCTCAATGAGTAATGGAGGTAACCAatgaacaaacaaacaaacaaatggAGGTAAGCAAGAGCCTGAGCTATTCCATAGTTGTCTTGTACATCACTGACATCACTGTAGACAATAGTGACCCCAAAGATAAAAAGCAGGGCTAGTGGCGATAGTCAGAGCATGTTATGTTGAGTGTATGGCTATACACATTGACAGTGAAAGTAAATAGAAAGAATATAGCTACCAATCCATCATGAGTCAGTAGATTGATGAAGATGAATCTGGTTGAGAAGCTTAGCTCTGAACTTATTGACAGCATTAAAGCATAGGCATATATGCTCCTCAAGTTCTTTGAGCTGATCAAAAAATTTGTTGTGGTTATTGCGGAGATGTTTCACAACTTCATATATGGGGTATATGTCCCTACCCCTCTCCAGTCCAAACCGTACAAGATCCCTGTCGTTCTCAACTGAAGCATGTAACCAGTCAACAAGGCAGACAATAGTGTCAAGGTCTTTGATGTGGAAAAAAGTTCCACTGGAAGCAGCATCCAGTTGAGCCGTACGAGCAAGCTGTTTCTTCTTGAGATGACTTGGTATATTGATGGGACAAAGTGGGGTAGCGATAAGGCCCACAATTCCACCAAGGGCATGAGTGGATATAACCACGGCCGTAACGGCAACCGCAACGACAGTGCCAATCAGGCAAATGGCAGAACGAGTAGTTGCACGGTGCAGGTAGCGACCTCTAGAACGGGATTTCTGGAGACGCTGATCAAGCTGCTCCTTGAGCAGGGAGAAACTGCGACGCATTTCGTTGAAGTTATGGGATTCAGGAGAAGGGAAAGGGTTGTCGAGGCTATCGAATTGGAGGAAAATATCGAAGGCCCAGTTACATTGTGAGAGATTGGTGGAACTTAGGTCATAGGGGAATACTTGAAGAAGGTCAGTTATAGGAGCATAAAGAGTACGAGCACGAGATATGCATTGGTAGAGCGCGAGGCAGAGAGTGCTGATGTCTTCGCTGTGATCAAAGTAGGTAGAAACCAAGCGAGTGAGGGTAGCCTTAGGGTTGGTGTGGCGAAGAGCTTGGTGGACGCATTCTCTGTTGGGGTGCAGTACCTGAGACAAATGCAGCTGATGGCTATCCATATCCTCGCTTTCAATTGCATTCTCAACTAGCACTTGATCTTCAATTCTGGAGCGTATCTCATTGTAAGAATTGGCCTGCAAAGCGAGAGTGTATTCATGACTGATATTGAAGGAGGGCGAGGGCTGAGTGGAGCTGGATCTGGGTGTTCCGTCAGTGGAATTCCCTGATACAAGAAAGCAAGTCTGATTGAGGTATTTACACAAACGCTACCCGTGCCAACGAAAATAACACCGAGATAGGTCATAGAATCGTTACCTTGGGATTGTGGGGGACAAGAATTGAGACCGATTTGAGTTTGAGATTGAGACTGAGGCGAGGTGGGAAATGATGGGGACG
The Gossypium arboreum isolate Shixiya-1 chromosome 10, ASM2569848v2, whole genome shotgun sequence genome window above contains:
- the LOC108488508 gene encoding UPF0496 protein At3g19330 translates to MQCLSFNINSSSPSFPTSPQSQSQTQIGLNSCPPQSQGNSTDGTPRSSSTQPSPSFNISHEYTLALQANSYNEIRSRIEDQVLVENAIESEDMDSHQLHLSQVLHPNRECVHQALRHTNPKATLTRLVSTYFDHSEDISTLCLALYQCISRARTLYAPITDLLQVFPYDLSSTNLSQCNWAFDIFLQFDSLDNPFPSPESHNFNEMRRSFSLLKEQLDQRLQKSRSRGRYLHRATTRSAICLIGTVVAVAVTAVVISTHALGGIVGLIATPLCPINIPSHLKKKQLARTAQLDAASSGTFFHIKDLDTIVCLVDWLHASVENDRDLVRFGLERGRDIYPIYEVVKHLRNNHNKFFDQLKELEEHICLCFNAVNKFRAKLLNQIHLHQSTDS